A genomic window from Pecten maximus chromosome 2, xPecMax1.1, whole genome shotgun sequence includes:
- the LOC117343585 gene encoding sodium- and chloride-dependent creatine transporter 1-like encodes MAWVVIYLCVIKGIKSTGKVVYVTATLPYLLLVTLLVHNLTLPGSLDGVIFFIKPDFKSLLNIQVWLEAAIQVFYSVCTGWGLHITLASYSKFNNNCFRDAFIMAIAGEGTSVFGGFVIFSALGFMAHEAGVPLTEVVKSGPGLGFVAYPMALAQMPLPNLWAVLFFIAMITLGLDSQFTITETAYVYFEESFLFMKKKQMIGRACLSMIGIVFSLPFCTQAGVYIFQLFDWYMAVFGPLFFTLIECVSVSWLYGAERFSRDVEMMIGRRVPGYIKFCWSFFSPLLLCVLMVTSLVLYVPPTYGDYVYPSWAGRAGWVVSLLPIIPVFIIGFGVVYYSPGKTICQKLSHSVRPTKNWHPAVDTVDYLALSLETQASVTQKVLINLGFTKHPDVI; translated from the exons GTTGTGTATGTCACCGCCACGCTCCCTTACCTACTTCTTGTAACCTTACTCGTCCATAACCTTACGTTACCGGGCTCTTTGGATGGTGTCATCTTCTTCATCAAACCAGACTTCAAGTCTCTATTGAACATACAG GTTTGGCTGGAGGCCGCTATACAGGTTTTTTATTCCGTGTGCACAGGCTGGGGACTGCACATCACACTGGCAAGCTACAGCAAATTCAATAACAACTGTttcag AGATGCCTTTATAATGGCAATCGCCGGAGAAGGAACCAGTGTATTTGGTGggtttgttattttttctgcaCTTGGATTTATGGCGCATGAGGCGGGTGTTCCACTGACGGAAGTGGTCAAATCGG GACCTGGTTTAGGATTTGTTGCCTATCCTATGGCTCTAGCACAGATGCCCCTCCCCAATCTCTGGGCTGTGTTGTTCTTCATCGCCATGATAACACTGGGGCTGGACAGTCAG TTTACCATCACGGAGACTGCATATGTATATTTTGAGGAATCCTTCCTATTCATGAAGAAGAAACAAATGATCGGTAGAGCATGTTTATCGATGATCGGAATTGTCTTTAGTTTACCATTCTGTACACAG GCAGGAGTATACATATTTCAGCTGTTTGACTGGTATATGGCAGTATTTGGCCCGTTGTTTTTCACATTGATAGAGTGTGTATCGGTATCATGGTTATATG GAGCCGAGCGGTTCTCACGAGACGTAGAAATGATGATCGGCAGGAGGGTACCAGGCTACATTAAATTTTGTTGGTCTTTCTTCTCACCCCTTCTCTTATGT GTTTTGATGGTAACAAGCCTTGTGTTGTATGTACCACCTACATACGGGGACTATGTATATCCGAGTTGGGCCGGAAGAGCTGGATGGGTGGTTTCTTTGTTGCCAATTATACCAGTCTTTATCATAGGCTTTGGTGTCGTGTACTACTCACCGGGAAAAACAATCTGTCAG AAATTAAGTCATTCTGTGCGACCTACCAAGAACTGGCACCCTGCGGTGGATACAGTCGATTACCTTGCTCTCTCCTTGGAAACACAGGCTTCCGTCACACAGAAAGTTCTCATTAACCTTGGCTTTACGAAGCATCCGGACGTAATATGA
- the LOC117341571 gene encoding uncharacterized protein LOC117341571 produces MEVHRDVIVMYPDQCISPNDTLKTILYIREAADCRPGYVNLEFGHLGQYFDEALHHSLVRRGNSMFVSSDLYREVHVNLRSKLSGLQHESNGPSSTMRISLDYDIVQCFSCKSWPKEADEWITRTRLYGWPCQTLIEKIVRSGCHLVPVGDKCSKSTFLQWRISLVTAERSLVHSFSHIQLQVYALLKYFLKQIQATLKEAIGDDDILCSYFLKTVLFHAIENTSQKLWQEKYLFYCFWFCFNILIAWIRAGFCPNYFIPTNNLFKRKVHGQSQKILLDILTNYSTLKWMCLSVGTFFESSIWDDLCNITMQAVLAKPRLVPEIILGQDLTTLYYMPVEKEICGFTPRTITQAFNSLTTLQSEDDQVYAYRYATKGLDSLAKEQLDADHLLARENKSRYQRLRKCKHWMIPRSSMGTDLLYLATFHFLTGNYRKSRDMSQQVMKLASYYRVNIGEVHQDMIALYLREFHHPGNTVDRLKRTCTDVLFFYHKTMHLPHLCLELLKEHRNIAIPPLPYALFLSFLCCHELRDTRGRDTALHNLIKVQEHEAQGGHKFWIVHTLLGICYQILGDFQKAIRAYWKSAQSKTHYHEWNPAIERIAVVHLCIYASHMSNRE; encoded by the coding sequence ATGGAGGTACACCGTGATGTAATTGTGATGTATCCTGATCAGTGTATTTCTCCAAACGACACACTCAAAACTATACTTTATATTAGAGAGGCAGCAGATTGTCGTCCTGGTTATGTCAACTTAGAGTTTGGTCATTTAGGGCAATACTTCGATGAAGCCTTGCATCATTCACTTGTTAGGAGAGGGAACTCAATGTTTGTTTCCAGTGATCTTTATAGGGAAGTCCATGTCAATCTTCGCTCAAAACTGTCAGGTTTACAACATGAGTCAAATGGTCCTAGTTCTACGATGAGGATATCGCTTGATTATGATATTGTTCAATGTTTTTCGTGTAAAAGTTGGCCTAAGGAGGCTGACGAATGGATTACTCGTACACGTCTGTATGGATGGCCATGTCAAACCCTGATAGAAAAGATTGTGCGCAGCGGATGCCATCTTGTCCCTGTAGGAGATAAATGTTCTAAAAGCACATTTTTACAATGGAGAATCTCACTTGTAACAGCAGAAAGGTCTTTAGTTCACTCCTTTAGTCACATTCAACTCCAAGTGTATGCACTGCTGAAGTATTTCTTAAAACAGATACAAGCCACATTAAAAGAAGCCATTGGGGATGACGACATCTTGTGCTcctatttcttaaaaacagtCCTTTTCCATGCAATAGAGAATACCAGTCAAAAGTTGTGGCAagagaaatatttgttttattgcttTTGGTTTTGCTTCAACATTCTGATTGCTTGGATCAGGGCAGGATTCTGTCCTAATTACTTCATCCCAACCAACAACTTGTTCAAGAGGAAAGTACACGGACAAAGTCAGAAAATACTGTTGGATATTTTGACCAACTATTCGACGTTGAAATGGATGTGTCTTTCTGTCGGAACCTTTTTCGAAAGCTCAATATGGGATGATCTTTGTAATATCACAATGCAAGCTGTTCTTGCAAAGCCTAGATTAGTTCCAGAAATTATTCTTGGACAGGATTTGACGACACTTTATTATATGCCAGTCGAAAAAGAAATCTGCGGTTTCACACCCAGGACTATCACTCAAGCATTCAACTCATTAACAACTTTACAATCGGAGGACGATCAGGTCTATGCATACCGCTACGCTACGAAAGGCCTTGACAGTCTAGCAAAAGAGCAACTTGATGCAGATCACTTACTTGCTCGCGAGAACAAGTCAAGGTACCAAAGACTGAGAAAGTGCAAACACTGGATGATTCCTAGATCTTCAATGGGCACAGATCTGTTGTATTTAGcaacttttcattttttaacaGGAAACTACAGAAAATCCCGAGACATGAGCCAACAGGTTATGAAACTAGCATCATATTACAGAGTGAACATTGGTGAAGTGCACCAAGATATGATAGCATTATATTTGCGTGAATTTCATCACCCTGGAAATACAGTAGACAGGCTGAAGAGAACATGCACAGATGTCCTTTTCTTTTACCACAAGACGATGCATCTTCCTCATCTCTGTCTGGAGCTGTTAAAGGAACACAGGAACATAGCTATTCCTCCATTACCGTATGCGCTGTTCCTGAGCTTCCTGTGCTGCCATGAGCTGAGAGACACCAGAGGACGTGATACAGCCCTACACAACCTGATAAAAGTTCAGGAACATGAAGCACAAGGGGGACACAAATTCTGGATAGTTCACACTCTCCTGGGGATCTGTTATCAAATTCTTGGAGACTTTCAAAAGGCAATTAGGGCTTACTGGAAATCAGCTCAATCTAAGACTCATTATCATGAGTGGAATCCTGCCATTGAAAGGATAGCTGTGGTGCACCTATGTATATATGCCTCACATATGTCTAACAGAGAATAG